The Chitinophagales bacterium genome has a window encoding:
- a CDS encoding CusA/CzcA family heavy metal efflux RND transporter, giving the protein MLNKIISFSIKKKLIIGLMTLALIAWGGYSLTRLSIDAVPDITNNQVQVITSAPSQAASDIERLVTFPIEQSVATIPGLSEVRSFSRFGLSVITIVFDEDVDVYWARQQVSERLNDVKGEIPSYIGSPKMAPVTTGLGEIYQYVLRPEKGYEDKYSISDLRTIQDWIVRRRLLGVEGVAEISSFGGHLKQYEVAVNPAKLRGMNVSISEVIAALETNNKNTGGAYIDSKPSTYFIRTEGLTETIDDIEKIVVKVNPGGLPILVRDVGVVQEGSAVRYGAMTYNGKGEAVGGIVMMLKGANSSDVINKVTERVQEVRKNLPEGVEIVPYLDRTKLVNNAISTVSRNLIEGALIVIFVLVLLLGNLRAGLIVASVIPLAMLFAFSLMNLFGVSGNLMSLGALDFGLIVDGAVIIVEATMHHLSKITGQHKLSRDEMDKEVLGSAGKMLNSAAFGQIIILIVYLPILVLTGIEGKMFRPMAQTVSFAIMGAFILSLTYVPMMSALFLSRKTEAKTTFSDRLIHKLQSWYEPLLAKALHHKRMVVLAAFLLFAGAGVLFAGMGAEFLPSLDEGDYAVEMRLLPGTSLPETAEVTMKASRILLKEFPDEVVEVVGKIGSSEVPTDPMPIEAADLIIVLKDKDQWKKASTKDELTEKMSAALEKLPIATFGFQQPIQMRFNELMTGAKQDVVVKIYGDDLDKLTEYAGKVSKITTGITGARDIYEEQVTGLTQVVIDYDRAAIARHGLSVDEINKTVNAAFAGYVTGKVYEGERRFDMVVRLEEQVRGSIEDVRKLIVTTADGRSVPLEQLADVSFRVGPNQIQRDDTKRRIIVGFNVRDRDVASVVKELQQKVIQQIHFDPGYHVTYGGTFENLQKAKARLSIAVPVALLLIFILLYFAFGSIKQGLMIYTAIPLSAIGGILALWTRGMPFSISAAVGFIALFGVAVLNGIVLIAEFNRLKKDLDTDLKDIILKGTHSRLRPVIMTALVASLGFLPMALSHGSGAEVQKPLATVVIGGLITATMLTLFVLPCLYYLVEQFSNKRHKGVSAAILLLLVAMPFAKANAQRLTPNQAVNIALENNYGLKASVADVTYNKQMKRAAWEMPKTQVSAVYGQYNSYISSDNNYTISQQIPFPTLFIAKTQLAKEKEIGAQLQKDVVENDLVYKVKEGYYNLLYLQEVHRVLQRMDSLYTDFSQAAELRYKTGEGTLLEQSTAQARKADVKNRLLQNLSDITIAKRHLQALMSTDDSIEIADEQLLPLVIVGADLKDASANPVLKMMEQDAIVSKKQKAVEMHAILPDLMVGYFNQTMVGNPLNDNSPPALATSTDRFTGVQFGVSIPLFVGPQMAKMKAQEANRQKALLQYRNTEIMLNSMYEESIQEYVKQKNSLAYYNETGLANMALIRTQAQKSYNAGEVSYTEYLVSLQQVQEMEQQYLKTISDHNRAVLRLAYLSGGQLQIK; this is encoded by the coding sequence ATGTTGAATAAAATAATATCGTTTTCGATAAAGAAAAAGCTGATCATCGGGCTGATGACATTAGCGTTGATAGCATGGGGTGGGTACTCCCTTACCCGGCTATCCATTGATGCTGTGCCCGATATCACTAATAACCAGGTGCAGGTAATTACCAGTGCACCATCACAGGCAGCCTCTGATATAGAGCGCCTGGTAACTTTCCCGATAGAGCAATCGGTGGCAACCATACCGGGATTGTCTGAGGTCCGTTCATTCTCCCGTTTCGGGCTTAGTGTTATCACAATCGTTTTTGATGAAGATGTGGATGTGTACTGGGCAAGACAGCAGGTGTCTGAGCGACTGAATGATGTCAAAGGGGAAATACCATCGTATATAGGCAGCCCCAAAATGGCACCGGTAACTACGGGCCTTGGAGAGATATACCAATATGTATTACGCCCCGAAAAAGGGTATGAAGACAAATATTCCATCTCAGATCTGCGTACAATACAGGATTGGATCGTACGCAGACGATTGCTGGGCGTAGAAGGTGTGGCTGAAATTAGCAGTTTCGGAGGTCATTTAAAGCAATACGAAGTGGCTGTAAACCCTGCCAAACTTCGGGGCATGAATGTCAGTATATCTGAAGTGATTGCAGCGCTGGAGACTAATAATAAGAATACCGGTGGAGCATATATTGACAGTAAACCCAGCACTTATTTTATCCGTACTGAAGGCCTTACAGAGACTATTGATGATATAGAAAAGATAGTTGTAAAAGTTAACCCGGGTGGATTGCCGATCCTTGTAAGGGATGTGGGAGTTGTGCAGGAAGGAAGTGCTGTAAGGTATGGGGCTATGACCTATAATGGTAAAGGAGAAGCTGTGGGTGGTATAGTTATGATGCTGAAAGGGGCAAACTCCTCTGATGTCATCAATAAAGTAACTGAGCGTGTGCAGGAAGTAAGAAAAAATCTACCCGAGGGTGTAGAAATTGTTCCGTATCTGGATAGAACAAAGTTGGTAAATAATGCCATAAGTACTGTGTCGCGCAACCTGATTGAAGGTGCGTTGATAGTAATATTCGTATTGGTACTATTGTTGGGTAATCTTCGTGCCGGGTTGATAGTAGCATCTGTGATACCATTGGCTATGTTGTTCGCATTCAGCCTGATGAACCTGTTTGGGGTTTCGGGTAATCTGATGAGCCTCGGAGCATTGGATTTTGGGTTGATAGTAGACGGTGCTGTTATCATAGTTGAAGCTACGATGCACCATTTGTCGAAGATAACGGGGCAACATAAGCTGAGCAGGGATGAAATGGATAAAGAAGTGCTGGGTTCTGCCGGTAAAATGCTCAACTCGGCTGCGTTCGGGCAAATAATTATCCTGATTGTGTATTTACCCATACTGGTATTAACAGGTATTGAGGGTAAGATGTTCCGACCTATGGCTCAGACCGTTTCATTTGCTATTATGGGGGCATTCATATTGTCGCTTACTTACGTGCCTATGATGAGTGCATTGTTTCTGAGTCGCAAAACAGAAGCAAAAACTACTTTTTCTGACAGGTTGATACATAAGCTACAGTCGTGGTATGAACCATTGCTGGCAAAAGCACTGCATCATAAACGTATGGTTGTTTTAGCGGCATTCCTTTTGTTTGCCGGTGCAGGAGTTTTATTTGCTGGAATGGGTGCCGAGTTTCTGCCCTCATTAGATGAAGGCGATTATGCTGTAGAAATGAGGCTATTACCCGGTACCAGTTTGCCTGAAACTGCAGAGGTAACCATGAAAGCTTCAAGAATATTGCTGAAAGAGTTTCCTGATGAAGTAGTAGAAGTTGTAGGTAAAATAGGTAGTAGTGAAGTGCCTACAGACCCGATGCCAATAGAAGCGGCCGATCTGATAATAGTTTTAAAAGACAAGGATCAGTGGAAAAAGGCATCAACAAAAGACGAATTGACGGAGAAAATGTCGGCTGCGCTGGAAAAATTACCGATCGCTACTTTTGGATTTCAGCAACCTATACAAATGAGGTTTAATGAACTAATGACAGGTGCCAAGCAGGACGTTGTAGTAAAGATATATGGAGATGATCTGGATAAGCTGACAGAGTATGCAGGTAAGGTGTCAAAAATAACAACGGGTATTACCGGAGCAAGAGATATATACGAGGAGCAGGTAACTGGGTTGACGCAAGTAGTAATAGACTACGATAGGGCGGCAATAGCACGTCATGGCTTGTCAGTTGATGAGATTAACAAAACAGTAAATGCCGCATTTGCAGGATATGTAACAGGTAAGGTGTATGAGGGTGAGCGCAGGTTTGATATGGTGGTAAGGCTTGAAGAGCAGGTGAGGGGTAGCATAGAAGATGTACGTAAGCTTATTGTTACGACAGCTGACGGACGCTCTGTACCATTAGAACAGCTTGCAGATGTTTCTTTTCGCGTAGGTCCTAACCAGATACAGCGTGATGATACCAAACGCAGGATAATTGTCGGTTTCAATGTGCGCGACAGAGACGTTGCGAGTGTTGTGAAAGAGTTGCAACAGAAAGTAATACAACAAATACATTTTGATCCTGGGTATCACGTTACCTATGGAGGTACTTTCGAGAATCTGCAAAAGGCAAAGGCAAGGCTTTCGATCGCCGTGCCCGTTGCTTTGCTGCTCATTTTTATTCTGTTATACTTTGCATTCGGCTCCATAAAACAAGGACTAATGATCTATACTGCAATACCTCTTTCTGCAATTGGCGGCATACTGGCGTTGTGGACCCGCGGTATGCCGTTCAGTATATCGGCAGCTGTTGGTTTTATCGCCCTGTTTGGCGTGGCTGTGCTTAATGGTATAGTGCTGATAGCAGAATTTAACCGTTTGAAAAAGGATCTTGATACTGATCTGAAGGATATAATATTGAAAGGTACTCATTCAAGGCTAAGACCGGTTATCATGACAGCATTGGTAGCATCCCTGGGATTTTTGCCAATGGCACTCTCTCATGGTAGTGGTGCAGAGGTACAGAAACCCTTGGCAACAGTTGTTATCGGTGGTCTTATAACAGCCACTATGCTTACTCTGTTTGTTTTGCCATGCCTGTACTATCTAGTTGAACAGTTCAGTAACAAACGACACAAGGGTGTAAGTGCCGCAATATTATTATTGCTGGTAGCAATGCCATTTGCCAAAGCCAATGCACAAAGGCTGACACCGAACCAGGCGGTAAATATCGCTTTGGAAAATAATTATGGTCTTAAAGCAAGTGTTGCTGATGTAACCTATAACAAACAGATGAAAAGAGCGGCATGGGAAATGCCCAAAACGCAGGTGTCTGCAGTATATGGACAATATAACAGCTATATTTCTTCTGATAACAATTACACGATCAGTCAGCAAATACCCTTTCCTACACTCTTTATAGCAAAAACACAATTGGCCAAAGAGAAAGAAATCGGTGCGCAGTTGCAAAAGGATGTTGTGGAAAATGATTTGGTGTATAAGGTTAAGGAAGGGTATTACAACTTGCTATACTTGCAGGAGGTACACCGGGTATTGCAGCGTATGGATAGCTTATATACTGATTTTAGCCAGGCGGCTGAGTTGAGGTACAAAACCGGTGAAGGGACTTTGCTGGAACAATCTACAGCTCAGGCAAGGAAAGCTGATGTAAAAAACAGATTACTACAGAACCTGTCGGACATCACTATCGCTAAACGTCATTTACAGGCACTCATGTCAACAGACGATAGTATTGAGATAGCTGATGAGCAACTTCTGCCGCTTGTTATTGTAGGGGCTGATCTCAAGGATGCATCTGCCAATCCTGTATTAAAGATGATGGAGCAGGATGCTATTGTCAGTAAAAAACAAAAAGCGGTAGAAATGCATGCTATCCTGCCCGACCTGATGGTTGGTTACTTTAATCAAACAATGGTGGGTAATCCTTTGAATGATAATAGCCCGCCAGCTTTGGCTACTTCTACTGACCGATTTACAGGAGTTCAGTTTGGGGTGTCAATTCCATTGTTTGTAGGGCCGCAAATGGCTAAGATGAAAGCGCAGGAGGCAAACAGGCAAAAGGCACTGTTGCAATATCGCAATACAGAGATCATGCTTAATAGTATGTACGAAGAAAGTATACAGGAGTATGTCAAACAAAAGAATAGCCTTGCTTATTATAATGAAACAGGTTTGGCTAATATGGCACTCATCCGTACACAGGCACAAAAGTCTTACAACGCCGGAGAAGTGAGCTACACAGAATACCTTGTGAGCCTACAGCAGGTACAGGAAATGGAACAACAGTATTTAAAAACAATTAGCGACCATAACCGCGCCGTTTTGCGCCTGGCATACTTGTCAGGTGGTCAGCTTCAGATAAAATAA